TTAAACCAATCATCTTGAATATCGGAAGGATCATCAAGAAGCTGTGATTTAATCCCCATTCGAGACGCCAATTCAGCTAAACGATTTGAATTTGATGAGTTTTTAGACCCCACAACCAACACTAAATCTGATAATTTAGCCAATTCTCGCACCGCTTCTTGACGATTGGTTGTCGCATAACAAATATCGTTTTTATGTGGTCCTTGAATAGCGGGATATTTTTCCTTTAATGCAGCAATAGTTTCTGCTGTATCATCTAGCGATAAAGTGGTTTGCGTCATAAAGGTTAAATCATCATTGTCTTGCATTGGCAAACGTGCAATATCTTCTACTTTTTCAATCAAGAAAATTCCGCCATCTTCATTACTATACTGCCCCATTGTGCCTTCAACTTCAGGGTGTCCTTTATGTCCAATCAAAATCGCTTTTGTTCCCTTTCGACTTGCACGAGCAACTTGCATATGCACTTTGGTCACCAAAGGACAGGTTGCATCAAATACTTTGAGATTGCGGTCTTTCGCTTCTTGTCGAACGGCTTGAGATACGCCGTGCGCAGAAAAAATCACGATCGCACCATCAGGTACCGCGCTTAATTCTTCCACGAAGATCGCACCACGATCACGCAATCCGTTCACAACAAATCGGTTATGCACCACTTCATGACGAACATAAATCGGTGCGCCATGAATTTCTAAGGCGAGTTCAACAATACTAATAGCACGGTCTACACCGGCACAGAATCCTCGTGGATTGGCTAAAATTATCTTCATTTCTGACCGCACTTTTCTACTTGTTTATCTTGTACTTTTTTCTTTTCGCTCTTAAACGCATCCAATGCTAACAACCCTGTGCCAATACAAATGGCAATATCAGCGATATTAAACACTGGATAATGATAAATATCCCAATAGAAATCAAAGAAATCCACGACGAAACCATTGTAAGCTCGATCTACCATATTCGCTAATGCACCACCAATAATCAGTGCATAAGCAGAATTTTGGATTTTTTGTTCGGCATTATTTTTTGCTAAAAAATAAACCAACATGCCTGAAATAGCCAATGCCAACGAAATAAAGAAATATTGTTGCCAGCCACTATGATCTGCCAAGAAACTAAATGCTGCGCCATAATTGCGAACATAAGTCAGGTTAAAAACAGGCAGCACATTAACACTTTCATACAAATCAAATTTTTGTACCACAATGTATTTTGTAAACAAATCCACCACGAAAGCGACCGCACTTAACCATAAAAACGAAAGCCCTGATTTTTTGGACATACTATTTCCCTTTTAAAAAAATTCCGCTCATTCTAGCACAAGCCGATAAATGATAAAGCACGATCTCATTTACTGAACGGCTTCTGGTAATTTTGCTGGATCATCAGCCAACTCTTTAACATTTACAACGTTATTCCAATCAAATACCTTAATTTCCTGTTTTTCAGGATGGAAGAAATCCACGCCTTGTAAATGTTTTTCCTTAATTCCCATCCAATCAGCAAAACCATAAACAAAATTAAATGCCGATTGTGGCGTTTTTATTTTTTCTAGCTTTTTACTATCACTCGAAAACATAACGAAAGGAATTTCATAATTTTGTTTATAAAGATTATTTGGATGCAATGATAAACCTTCAGAATCCTCATAATGAGCAAGCCCATGATCAGAAAAGTAAATCACCGAATAGGGTTCATTTTGCGATACTAACTGCGAATTTAATTTTTCTAAAAACTGATCCGTATATTTAATCGATTCTAAATAACAAGACATAGATTGATTAATAAAATAATTTTTAACCTCGTACGGAAGACGCTCACAAAAGGCTGGATGTGAGCCCATTAAATGAATCACAATTAATTTTGGATTCGTAATATTTTCTTTTAAGGCTTTATCTAATACAGGCAACATTTCATCGTCATAAACTTTTTTAGAATTGTAACCTAACGGCTTCATAAAAACCGTTTCATCCGCACTTTGACCAATACGAGAGGCCATCGTATCAAATTCCCCAATTTTGCCTTGATTAGAAATCCAATAAGTTTTTACGCCCGCTTTTTTGGCTAAAGAAATAATATTATCCGTATAAACCGTTTCCCCTTTTTCTGCTCGATATAGGGTGTGTTGTAAAGACGGTTGCGTATTCGGTGCTGCAGAATAATAATTTTCAAAAACTGTGCCTTTCACACGCTCTAAAAATGGCGTGGTTTTCAGTGGAAAGCCATATAACGACATATAATCTTTTCGCATACTTTCACCAATAATTAAAATATAATTTTTATATTTTGGCGTAAAAGATTGAATATCCCATTGAGACGGCGCATTAACGGATTGATTTAGAAAATCTCGTTGTTCTAAATACAGATCATTCATTCGATCAAATTCAGAATAAAAAAGAACTGGATAAAAACGGAATTTATAGGCGTAGTTCCAATTAGAAAATTGATTGTAAGAAAACACTAATAATAGACTGATAACAGCAATAT
The Haemophilus influenzae DNA segment above includes these coding regions:
- the ispH gene encoding 4-hydroxy-3-methylbut-2-enyl diphosphate reductase, encoding MKIILANPRGFCAGVDRAISIVELALEIHGAPIYVRHEVVHNRFVVNGLRDRGAIFVEELSAVPDGAIVIFSAHGVSQAVRQEAKDRNLKVFDATCPLVTKVHMQVARASRKGTKAILIGHKGHPEVEGTMGQYSNEDGGIFLIEKVEDIARLPMQDNDDLTFMTQTTLSLDDTAETIAALKEKYPAIQGPHKNDICYATTNRQEAVRELAKLSDLVLVVGSKNSSNSNRLAELASRMGIKSQLLDDPSDIQDDWFNDVKTIGITAGASAPEELVQSIISRLKEFGADTIEELQGLEENMFFEVPKELRIKEVN
- the lspA gene encoding signal peptidase II: MSKKSGLSFLWLSAVAFVVDLFTKYIVVQKFDLYESVNVLPVFNLTYVRNYGAAFSFLADHSGWQQYFFISLALAISGMLVYFLAKNNAEQKIQNSAYALIIGGALANMVDRAYNGFVVDFFDFYWDIYHYPVFNIADIAICIGTGLLALDAFKSEKKKVQDKQVEKCGQK
- a CDS encoding phosphoethanolamine transferase codes for the protein MMFGKEIIHSKTIWFYFLLFLFSIFTNMGLGNVLSENIPVSDYAILFVITAISFYFTPWLGRILITVLFLSALFYCSAGFFYGIPSLGIIASVYETNINETLEYYTTIPFWIFLFQVSYIILFVALMKLSFYVKQQAFKWLNIAVISLLLVFSYNQFSNWNYAYKFRFYPVLFYSEFDRMNDLYLEQRDFLNQSVNAPSQWDIQSFTPKYKNYILIIGESMRKDYMSLYGFPLKTTPFLERVKGTVFENYYSAAPNTQPSLQHTLYRAEKGETVYTDNIISLAKKAGVKTYWISNQGKIGEFDTMASRIGQSADETVFMKPLGYNSKKVYDDEMLPVLDKALKENITNPKLIVIHLMGSHPAFCERLPYEVKNYFINQSMSCYLESIKYTDQFLEKLNSQLVSQNEPYSVIYFSDHGLAHYEDSEGLSLHPNNLYKQNYEIPFVMFSSDSKKLEKIKTPQSAFNFVYGFADWMGIKEKHLQGVDFFHPEKQEIKVFDWNNVVNVKELADDPAKLPEAVQ